One genomic window of Cannabis sativa cultivar Pink pepper isolate KNU-18-1 chromosome 2, ASM2916894v1, whole genome shotgun sequence includes the following:
- the LOC133035188 gene encoding putative disease resistance protein At1g50180 — MADVVVSFVIERLGDLVTSEAEFLHGIKGQVGKAQIKLQCMSAFLKDADAWVRNGTDERVRLLVVQIRKNSLDLEDVIATYVFKVALKRNEGVLKRTINILREGIDVHKVGLEIERISSNIDTWTLQLEALGENPHKHKAISICGMGGLGKTTLARKVYQHPQVRTHFDCSAWASISQQCNRREVLEGILFPQ, encoded by the exons ATGGCAGATGTTGTTGTTTCGTTTGTGATTGAAAGGCTTGGAGACTTGGTGACTTCTGAAGCTGAATTCTTGCATGGAATCAAAGGCCAAGTGGGGAAAGCACAGATCAAGCTTCAATGTATGAGTGCTTTCTTAAAAGATGCAGATGCTTGGGTTAGAAATGGTACCGATGAGAGAGTTCGCCTTTTGGTTGTCCAAATCAGAAAAAATTCTCTTGACTTGGAGGATGTTATTGCAACTTATGTCTTCAAAGTGGCTTTGAAGAGGAATGAAGGTGTACTCAAAAGAACTATTAACATCTTAAGAGAGGGAATTGATGTCCACAAAGTTGGATTAGAGATTGAGAGGATCTCATCCAACATTGATACTTGGACTTTACAATTAGAAGCACTTGGT GAGAACCCTCATAAACATAAGGCGATTTCGATATGTGGGATGGGAGGTTTGGGAAAGACCACTCTTGCCAGAAAGGTCTATCAGCATCCTCAAGTTAGGACTCACTTTGATTGTTCTGCTTGGGCCTCAATATCTCAGCAATGTAATAGACGTGAAGTCTTAGAAGGAATTCTATTTCCTCAATGA
- the LOC115720557 gene encoding putative disease resistance protein At1g50180 yields the protein MADAVVSFVIERIGDLLIDEAKFLYGVEGQVGNAKIKLQCMSAFLKDADAWVRNGTNERVGHLIVQIRENSLDLEDVIETYVFKVASSSNHGTMRRALQWCVRIIDVYKVVSKIKEISSNIDTWTSQLERFGVQRSIDKADEASSSSYVHKQKELRQVYSHVEDNVVVGFGKDIEELVTLLTEKENPHMHKVISLCGMGGLGKTTLARKVYQHPQVRTHFDCYAWVSISQQCNRRDVLEGILFAFTSPTKERREEIKIISDEELAKELYNFQKQKKCLVVLDDIWTTATWDLLKHAFPTTSQGGTLHSKILLTTRNKVVALHADQHGIVHEPHFLNEEESLELFHKKLPTSNDDEERKKELAVEMVRRCSGLPLAIIVLAGLLSKKHTLYEWELMKVNVIRCISQGDQQHDGDSRYRSVLWVLGLSYSELPSHLKPCFLYLARYGEDVTIRVKELCLVLIAEGLISQRIGSVGTWEEVAYDWLCELVERSMIQVKEMSSTGRRIKSFCIHDLMRDVCLSKAQEENFLRFIDWQNRREEPIETTVRRVSINNSGKTNCSDFIHMVRNIDGSLRCLAVDGGIEYNYKRVLRHACNHFLKLRVLIIGHQYRYSRSSLKLPKEIGNLIHLRLLLILSCHIEKIPSSFGNLRCLQSLRVRSKSDKIPSSMCMLEQLRHLYLITVDGNGIEFGNFLRSTKSRNLQTLVGIRTKDLLLSDILQQESLKKLRICVDGNFETFLHNPQTLTFTRLLSLKVDSLIGVTAIDIIPLILSCPHIYKLTLYSPILRLPEVNQFSPNLIKLQLRFLQLKDDPMPTLKKLPQLRVLVIAYDSFRGDEMVCSRGGFPRLESLELSTLHNLKEWKVEESALPSLAYLRIEKCRGLRRVPNGVRNIVTLNEIKIHNMPKKFKERMEQGGDDFHKVNHVPSRVFMECDKD from the exons ATGGCAGATGCTGTTGTTTCATTTGTGATTGAAAGAATTGGAGACTTACTAATTGATGAAGCCAAGTTCTTGTATGGAGTTGAAGGCCAAGTGGGGAATGCAAAAATCAAGCTTCAATGTATGAGTGCTTTCTTAAAAGATGCTGATGCTTGGGTTAGGAATGGTACCAATGAGAGAGTTGGCCATTTGATTGTCCAAATCAGAGAAAATTCTCTTGACTTGGAGGATGTTATTGAGACTTATGTCTTCAAAGTGGCTTCCTCTTCTAATCATGGAACTATGAGACGTGCATTGCAATGGTGTGTTCGCATTATTGATGTGTATAAAGTTGTATCAAAGATAAAGGAGATCTCATCCAACATCGATACTTGGACGTCGCAATTAGAAAGATTTGGAGTACAGAGATCAATAGACAAAGCAGATGAAGCTTCTTCAAGCAGCTATGTCCACAAGCAAAAAGAGTTGAGGCAAGTTTATTCTCATGTCGAAGACAATGTTGTTGTCGGATTTGGAAAAGATATTGAAGAGTTGGTAACTCTTTTGACTGAAAAAGAGAACCCTCATATGCATAAGGTGATTTCTTTATGTGGGATGGGAGGTTTGGGGAAGACCACTCTTGCAAGAAAGGTCTATCAGCATCCTCAAGTTAGGACTCACTTTGATTGTTATGCTTGGGTCTCAATATCTCAGCAATGTAACAGGCGTGATGTCTTggaaggaattttatttgctTTCACCTCTCCCACCaaagaaagaagagaagaaatCAAAATCATAAGTGATGAAGAATTAGCCAAGGAGCTTTACAACtttcagaaacaaaaaaaatgttTGGTGGTCCTTGATGATATATGGACAACTGCAACATGGGATCTTTTAAAACATGCATTTCCTACTACATCTCAAGGAGGCACATTACATAGCAAGATCTTACTCACTACTCGGAATAAGGTCGTAGCTTTGCATGCCGATCAACATGGTATCGTCCATGAACCTCATTTCCTCAATGAAGAGGAGAGTTTGGAGCTGTTTCACAAAAAGCTACCAA CTTCAAATGATGATGAAGAAAGGAAGAAAGAACTTGCAGTAGAGATGGTTAGAAGGTGCTCTGGTTTGCCATTAGCCATCATTGTCCTTGCTGGGCTTCTATCTAAGAAACATACCTTATATGAGTGGGAGCTGATGAAAGTAAATGTAATTCGCTGCATCAGTCAAGGTGATCAACAACATGACGGCGACTCAAGATACCGTAGTGTCTTGTGGGTGTTAGGTTTGAGTTACAGTGAGTTACCATCTCACTTGAAGCCTTGTTTTTTGTACTTGGCTCGTTACGGTGAAGATGTCACGATAAGAGTAAAAGAGTTATGTCTTGTACTCATAGCAGAAGGTTTAATATCGCAAAGAATAGGTTCTGTGGGAACTTGGGAGGAAGTGGCATATGATTGGTTGTGTGAGTTGGTGGAGAGGAGTATGATTCAGGTGAAAGAAATGAGTTCAACAGGAAGAAGGATAAAATCATTTTGCATCCATGATCTCATGCGAGATGTTTGCTTGTCTAAAGCTCAAGAAGAAAACTTCCTTCGTTTTATTGATTGGCAGAATAGAAGGGAAGAGCCCATAGAAACAACGGTACGAAGAGTTTCCATCAATAATAGTGGAAAAACTAATTGTAGTGATTTTATTCATATGGTTAGAAATATAGATGGCTCTCTCAGATGCCTTGCTGTAGATGGAGGAATTGAGTATAATTATAAAAGAGTATTGAGACATGCATGCAATCACTTTTTGAAGCTTAGAGTTTTGATTATTGGTCATCAATATAGGTATTCCAGATCTAGTTTGAAGTTGCCAAAAGAAATTGGGAATCTGATCCATCTAAGGCTATTACTTATTCTTAGTTGCCATATTGAAAAGATTCCATCTTCTTTTGGGAATTTAAGATGCCTGCAGAGTTTGAGAGTAAGGAGCAAGAGTGATAAAATACCAAGTTCAATGTGCATGTTGGAGCAACTGAGGCATCTATATCTTATCACTGTAGATGGTAATGGCATAGAATTTGGTAATTTCTTGAGGTCAACTAAGTCTAGAAATTTACAAACATTGGTAGGTATTCGTACTAAGGATCTTCTACTGAGTGATATTCTACAACAGGAGAGTCTCAAAAAATTACGAATTTGTGTGGATGGAAATTTTGAGACATTCTTACACAATCCCCAAACTCTCACATTCACTCGTCTTCTCTCTTTAAAAGTAGACAGTTTAATTGGTGTCACCGCCATAGATATAATTCCCTTGATATTAAGCTGTCCTCATATTTATAAGCTTACCCTGTACTCGCCTATATTAAGATTACCAGAAGTCAACCAATTCTCCCCAAATCTCATCAAGTTACAGTTGAGATTTCTCCAACTTAAGGATGATCCAATGCCAACATTAAAAAAGCTACCACAATTAAGAGTCCTTGTGATTGCCTATGATAGTTTTAGAGGGGATGAGATGGTGTGCTCAAGAGGAGGTTTCCCTCGACTTGAATCTCTTGAGCTTAGTACTCTACATAACTTGAAAGAGTGGAAAGTGGAGGAGAGTGCATTGCCTTCACTTGCCTATTTGCGTATTGAGAAATGCAGGGGATTGAGGAGAGTTCCAAATGGAGTAAGAAACATTGTTACACTCAATGAGATAAAGATACATAATATGCCTAAGAAATTCAAAGAAAGGATGGAGCAAGGAGGAGACGATTTCCACAAAGTCAACCACGTACCCTCACGTGTATTCATGGAATGTGATAAAG ATTGA
- the LOC115719526 gene encoding putative disease resistance protein At1g50180: protein MADAVVSFVIERLGDLVISEAQFLGGVEAQVGNAQIKLQCMSAFLKDADAWVRNGDERVRLLVVQVRENAYALEDVIETYVFKVASSHGSIKRALKWCICIFREGIDVHKVGTEIERISSNIINWTLELEALGVQRSIHKADESSSSSYVQQQRKLRQAYSFVEDNVVVGFDKDIQELVTLLTEKENPHKHKVISVCGMGGLGKTTLARKVYQHPHVRTHFDCYAWASISQQCNTRQVLEGIHFSFTSPTYAQKNHIKNLSDVELARELYNFQKQKKCLVVLDDIWTTTTWDLLKHAFPTTTQGDTLHSKILLTTRNKDVALHADRHGFIHEPHLLNKDESLELFHEKYFCVGADPSNSDYDEERKKEVAVEMLRKCSGLPLAIIVLAGLLSNSLHWEQLKANVIHCIGQGDQKHDDDSKYSSVRGVLGLSYSELPSHLKPCFLYLARYAEDVPIRVKELCRILIAEGLISRRIGSVGTWEDVAYDWLCELVERSMIQVKEMSSTGRRIKSLCIHDLMRDVCLSKAQEENFLHFIDWRNRRGEPIETKVRRVSIYGSESNNCSDFIHMVGNIDGSLRCLAVDGGGIQYNYKRVLRHVCNHFSKLRVLIIVHERVDPSSTLQLPKEIGNLIHLRLLSILSCEIEKIPSSFGNLRCLQTLRVRTQSDVIIPSSMCKLEQLRHLYFIPLFDVGMKFGNFVRSTKSRNLQTLVGIRTKDLLLSDLLHLENLKKLKICVNGNFDTFLHNPQTLTFTRLFSLQVTNCNTSNKIDIVPLILSCPHIYKLVVFSYIVRLPEVNQFSPNLMKLKLSSLRLEDDPMPTLEKLPKLRVLIIDYDSFIGDEMVCSRGGFPRLESLRLELLIGLKEWKVEESAFPRLGYLSIRACMRLRRVPDGVRNIVTLNEIKISLMPKKFKERMEQGGDDFHKVNHVPSRVFINCDEDSD from the exons ATGGCAGATGCTGTTGTTTCGTTTGTGATTGAAAGGCTTGGAGACTTGGTGATTTCTGAAGCTCAATTCTTGGGTGGAGTTGAAGCCCAAGTTGGGAATGCACAGATCAAGCTTCAATGTATGAGTGCTTTCTTAAAAGATGCAGATGCTTGGGTTCGTAATGGTGATGAGAGAGTTCGCCTTTTGGTTGTCCAAGTCAGAGAAAATGCTTATGCCTTGGAGGATGTTATTGAGACTTATGTCTTCAAAGTGGCTTCTAGTCATGGATCTATCAAACGTGCATTAAAATGGTGTATTTGCATCTTCAGAGAAGGAATTGATGTCCACAAAGTTGGAACAGAGATTGAGAGGATCTCATCCAACATTATTAATTGGACTTTAGAATTAGAAGCACTTGGAGTACAGAGATCAATACACAAAGCAGATGAATCTTCTTCAAGCAGCTATGTCCAACAGCAAAGAAAGTTGAGGCAAGCTTATTCTTTTGTTGAAGACAATGTTGTTGTCGGATTTGATAAAGATATCCAAGAGTTGGTTACGCTTTTGACTGAAAAAGAGAACCCTCATAAGCATAAGGTGATCTCTGTATGTGGGATGGGTGGTTTGGGCAAAACTACTCTTGCAAGAAAGGTCTATCAGCATCCTCATGTCAGGACTCACTTCGATTGTTATGCTTGGGCCTCAATATCTCAGCAGTGTAATACACGCCAAGTCTTGGAAGGAATTCACTTTTCTTTCACTTCTCCTACATATGCacaaaaaaatcacataaaaaactTAAGTGATGTTGAATTAGCAAGGGAGCTTTACAACTTTCAGAAACAGAAAAAATGTTTGGTGGTTCTTGATGATATATGGACCACAACAACATGGGATCTTCTAAAACATGCATTCCCTACTACTACTCAAGGAGACACATTGCATAGCAAGATCTTACTCACTACTCGGAACAAGGATGTAGCTTTGCATGCCGATCGACATGGTTTCATCCATGAACCTCATTTGCTCAATAAAGACGAGAGTTTGGAGCTGTTTCATGAAAAGTACTTCTGTGTTGGAGCAGATCCATCAA ACTCAGATTATGATGAAGAAAGGAAGAAAGAGGTAGCGGTAGAGATGCTTAGAAAGTGCTCTGGTCTGCCATTAGCCATCATTGTGCTTGCTGGGCTTCTATCTAATTCGCTGCATTGGGAGCAACTGAAAGCAAATGTAATTCACTgcattggtcaaggtgatcAAAAACATGATGACGACTCAAAATACAGTAGTGTTCGGGGGGTGTTAGGTTTAAGTTACAGCGAGTTACCATCTCATTTGAAGCCTTGTTTTCTGTACTTGGCTCGTTATGCTGAAGATGTCCCAATAAGAGTAAAAGAGTTATGTCGTATACTTATAGCAGAAGGTTTAATATCGCGAAGAATAGGTTCTGTGGGAACTTGGGAGGATGTGGCATATGATTGGTTGTGTGAGTTGGTGGAGAGGAGTATGATTCAGGTCAAAGAAATGAGTTCAACAGGAAGAAGGATAAAATCACTTTGCATTCATGATCTCATGCGAGATGTGTGCCTGTCTAAAGCTCAAGAAGAAAACTTCCTACATTTTATAGATTGGCGAAATAGAAGGGGAGAGCCAATAGAAACAAAGGTACGAAGAGTTTCCATCTATGGTAGTGAAAGTAATAATTGTAGTGATTTTATTCATATGGTTGGAAATATAGATGGCTCTCTCAGGTGCCTTGCCGTAGATGGTGGAGGAATTCAGTATAATTATAAAAGAGTATTGAGACATGTATGCAATCACTTTTCGAAGCTTAGAGTTTTGATTATTGTTCATGAGCGTGTGGATCCAAGTTCTACTTTGCAATTGCCTAAAGAAATTGGGAATCTGATCCATCTAAGGCTATTAAGTATTCTTAGTTGCGAGATTGAAAAGATTCCATCTTCTTTTGGGAATTTAAGATGCCTGCAGACTTTGAGAGTAAGGACCCAGAGTGATGTCATAATACCAAGTTCAATGTGCAAGTTGGAGCAACTGAGGCATCTATATTTTATCCCTCTATTTGATGTTGGCATGAAATTTGGTAATTTCGTGAGGTCAACTAAGTCTAGAAATTTACAAACATTGGTAGGTATTCGTACCAAGGATCTTCTATTGAGTGATCTTCTACACTTGGAGAATCtgaagaaattaaaaatttgtgTGAATGGAAATTTTGACACATTCTTACACAATCCCCAAACTCTCACATTCACTCGTCTATTTTCGTTACAAGTGACAAATTGTAATACTAGCAACAAGATAgatattgttcctttgataTTAAGCTGTCCTCACATTTATAAGCTTGTAGTGTTTTCGTATATAGTAAGGTTACCAGAGGTCAACCAATTCTCCCCAAATCTTATGAAGTTAAAGTTGAGTTCTCTCAGACTTGAGGATGATCCAATGCCAACATTAGAAAAGCTACCAAAATTAAGAGTCCTTATAATTGACTATGATAGCTTTATAGGGGATGAGATGGTGTGCTCAAGAGGAGGTTTCCCCCGACTTGAATCTCTTAGGCTTGAGCTTCTAATTGGCTTAAAAGAGTGGAAAGTAGAGGAGAGTGCATTCCCTAGACTTGGCTATTTGAGCATTCGCGCGTGCATGAGATTGAGGAGAGTTCCAGATGGAGTAAGAAACATTGTTACACTCAACGAGATAAAGATATCTTTAATGCCTAAGAAATTCAAAGAAAGAATGGAGCAAGGAGGAGACGATTTCCACAAAGTCAACCACGTACCATCACGTGTATTCATCAATTGTGATGAAG ATTCAGATTGA
- the LOC115719528 gene encoding pentatricopeptide repeat-containing protein At5g16860, translated as MPFFSICRNLNVLRFMATTPKAFYTGAASGTLQITTSLLKECKYLIQAKLTHQKILVLGLAHCLTDLIGAYITCNAPAYATKLLERLEPLPYSLFWWNALMRRAIRSGLPNEVLVLHLQMHRLGWRPDHYTFPFVLKACGELSSFRLGASVHAVVCSSGFNGNVFVCNALVTMYGRCSALGNAQKMFDEVFNRGIGDVVSWNSIVSAYSQNGESKNALNMFGRMMKDLSARPNAFSLVNILPVCGSMGLSMWGKEVHGFAVRNGFNEDVYVGNAIVDMYSKCELMDEADKVFGQMKVRDVVSWNAMVTAYSHVGRFEDAIGLFEKMSNEKIELNVVTWSAVIAGFAQRGLGYEALNVFRQMLGCGIDPNVVTLVSLLSGCASAGALLQGKEAHCYAIKCVLNQDMKDQEEDLMIINGLIDMYAKCKGLKMARKMFDLIEPKEKNVVSWTVMIGGYAQHGEANDALLLFHQMLGQHNYQRPNAFTMSCALMACAHLGALRFGKEIHAYVIRNEHDSTTPFVSNCLIDMYCKSGDIGDAQVVFNKMKLKNFVSWTSLMAGYGMHGHGKEALQVFDDMRKVGMVPDGVTFVVLLYACSHSGLIDEGIRYFSDMTKDYGVTPTAEHYACMVDLLGRAGRLCEALKLISDMPMEPTPIVWFSLLSGCRIHGNVEVGEYAANRLSKLDLQNDGSYTLLSNMYANANRWKDVARIRYMMKHTGIKKRPGCSWVQGKEGTTTFFVGDRRHPRSQQIYELLASLIERIKAIGYVPETSFALHDVDDEEKGDLLFEHSEKLALAYAILTTPLGTPIRITKNIRVCGDCHNAMTYISKIIEHEIILRDSSRFHHFKNGSCSCKGYW; from the coding sequence ATGCCATTTTTCTCAATTTGTCGAAACCTTAACGTTTTGAGATTTATGGCTACTACCCCGAAGGCCTTCTACACTGGGGCAGCCTCAGGTACTCTTCAGATAACAACTTCCTTATTGAAGGAATGCAAGTATTTGATTCAGGCCAAGCTAACTCACCAAAAAATCTTGGTACTTGGCCTAGCACACTGTCTCACAGATCTTATTGGTGCCTACATAACATGCAATGCTCCAGCATATGCCACGAAACTGCTTGAGCGCCTTGAGCCGTTGCCATATTctctattttggtggaatgcgTTGATGAGGCGTGCAATTCGCTCTGGTTTGCCAAATGAAGTCCTTGTACTGCACCTTCAAATGCACAGACTTGGGTGGAGGCCTGACCATTACACATTTCCTTTTGTTCTTAAAGCTTGTGGTGAACTTTCCTCATTTCGGCTAGGCGCTTCAGTCCACGCTGTAGTATGCTCAAGTGGGTTTAatggaaatgtgtttgtttGTAATGCTCTGGTCACTATGTATGGTCGTTGTAGTGCTTTGGGAAATGCACAAAAAATGTTTGATGAAGTGTTCAACAGAGGAATAGGTGATGTTGTTTCGTGGAACTCGATCGTGTCAGCTTATTCCCAAAATGGTGAATCAAAGAATGCATTGAATATGTTTGGTCGAATGATGAAGGATCTTAGTGCACGCCCTAATGCTTTTAGTCTAGTGAATATCCTTCCTGTTTGTGGCTCTATGGGTTTATCAATGTGGGGTAAGGAAGTTCATGGTTTTGCTGTCCGAAATGGTTTTAATGAAGATGTCTATGTGGGTAATGCCATTGTGGACATGTATTCCAAGTGTGAGTTGATGGATGAGGCTGACAAAGTTTTTGGGCAAATGAAGGTTAGGGATGTGGTATCGTGGAATGCTATGGTTACAGCGTATTCTCATGTTGGTAGATTTGAAGATGCTATTGGCTTATTTGAAAAGATGAGTAATGAGAAAATTGAATTGAATGTTGTGACATGGAGTGCAGTAATTGCAGGGTTTGCTCAACGAGGTTTAGGTTATGAAGCATTGAATGTATTTCGACAAATGCTAGGTTGTGGTATTGATCCAAATGTTGTTACCCTTGTGTCTCTTTTGTCAGGTTGTGCATCTGCAGGAGCATTACTTCAGGGAAAGGAGGCTCATTGTTATGCCATAAAATGTGTTCTAAACCAAGACATGAAAGATCAAGAGGAAGATTTAATGATTATTAATGGTCTAATTGACATGTATGCTAAATGCAAAGGTCTCAAAATGGCACGAAAGATGTTTGATCTTATAGAACCGAAGGAAAAAAATGTGGTGAGTTGGACAGTCATGATTGGTGGGTATGCTCAACATGGGGAAGCCAATGATGCGTTACTTCTATTTCACCAAATGCTTGGTCAACATAACTACCAAAGGCCTAATGCTTTCACCATGTCTTGTGCTTTGATGGCATGTGCTCATTTAGGGGCACTAAGATTCGGTAAAGAAATTCATGCCTATGTAATTCGCAATGAACATGATTCCACGACACCTTTTGTGTCTAATTGCCTTATTGATATGTATTGCAAATCTGGAGACATTGGTGATGCTCAAGTTGTGTTTAACAAGATGAAACTCAAGAATTTTGTTTCATGGACATCATTGATGGCTGGTTATGGCATGCATGGTCATGGTAAAGAAGCTCTTCAGGTGTTTGATGATATGAGAAAAGTAGGTATGGTGCCGGATGGTGTCACTTTTGTCGTTCTCCTATACGCTTGTAGCCATTCTGGATTAATTGATGAGGGAATAAGATATTTTAGTGACATGACCAAGGATTATGGTGTTACTCCTACGGCAGAACACTACGCTTGCATGGTTGATCTCTTGGGCCGTGCTGGTCGCTTGTGTGAAGCTTTGAAGCTTATTAGTGACATGCCTATGGAACCAACTCCGATAGTTTGGTTTTCATTACTTAGTGGTTGTAGGATTCATGGAAATGTTGAGGTTGGGGAATATGCTGCAAATAGGTTGTCAAAATTGGATTTGCAGAATGATGGATCCTATACTTTGTTATCAAACATGTACGCCAATGCTAATCGATGGAAAGATGTTGCTAGAATTAGATATATGATGAAACATACAGGGATCAAGAAGAGGCCGGGTTGTAGTTGGGTTCAAGGAAAGGAAGGGACTACAACATTTTTTGTAGGAGATAGGCGACATCCTCGATCCCAACAAATATATGAATTGCTTGCAAGCTTGATAGAGCGCATTAAAGCCATCGGGTATGTCCCAGAAACCAGTTTTGCACTCCATGATGTGGATGATGAGGAAAAAGGTGATCTTCTCTTTGAACATAGTGAGAAGTTGGCTCTTGCCTATGCCATTCTGACAACTCCACTTGGTACACCTATTCGTATCACCAAGAATATACGTGTTTGTGGTGATTGCCACAATGCCATGACTTATATATCCAAGATTATTGAACATGAAATCATATTAAGAGATTCAAGTCGCTTCCATCATTTTAAGAATGGTTCATGTTCCTGCAAAGGTTATTGGTGA